The following proteins come from a genomic window of Planctomycetota bacterium:
- the rpsB gene encoding 30S ribosomal protein S2 codes for MADSLVRQLLEAGVHFGHKAANWNPKMGAYIFGKKNGIHIIDVRATIKGLLLAKRFLTRTVAGGKDILFVGTKRQAKGTIETVCTEVGQPFVTERWLGGTLTNFRTIRSRLKRLEELETLMNSEEWTTYSKKMASQLTRERRKIARNLSGIRGMNQLPGAMVVIDVRREVNALREATKLGIPTVCLIDTDSDPDLSDLPIPGNDDAMRGIEIIMRELGAAVTEGKGARAVQEASRKGGDDSAPQRRRSSRSQFRAEEQTPAADADVAAGASVEEGAEVEAHEHAGNGAAE; via the coding sequence ATGGCTGATTCACTCGTTCGACAACTGCTGGAAGCCGGTGTCCACTTCGGGCACAAAGCCGCGAACTGGAACCCGAAGATGGGCGCGTACATCTTCGGCAAAAAGAACGGCATCCACATCATCGACGTCCGCGCCACGATCAAAGGCCTGCTTTTGGCCAAGCGCTTCCTGACCCGCACCGTCGCCGGCGGCAAAGACATTCTCTTCGTCGGCACGAAGCGCCAGGCCAAGGGCACGATCGAGACCGTCTGCACCGAAGTGGGCCAGCCGTTCGTGACTGAGCGCTGGCTCGGCGGCACGCTGACCAACTTCCGCACGATCCGCTCGCGCCTCAAGCGCCTCGAAGAGCTCGAGACGCTCATGAACTCCGAAGAGTGGACGACCTATTCCAAGAAGATGGCCAGTCAGCTCACGCGCGAACGCCGCAAGATCGCGCGGAACCTGTCGGGTATCCGCGGCATGAATCAGCTTCCGGGCGCGATGGTCGTCATCGACGTCCGCCGCGAGGTCAATGCGCTGCGCGAGGCGACGAAGCTGGGCATCCCGACGGTGTGTCTGATCGACACGGATTCGGACCCGGACCTGTCGGACCTGCCGATTCCGGGCAATGACGATGCGATGCGCGGCATCGAGATCATCATGCGTGAGCTCGGGGCCGCGGTGACCGAAGGCAAGGGCGCCCGCGCGGTGCAGGAAGCGTCGCGCAAGGGCGGGGACGATTCGGCCCCGCAGCGCCGCCGTTCGAGCCGCTCGCAGTTCCGCGCTGAGGAGCAGACGCCCGCCGCGGATGCGGACGTCGCCGCCGGGGCGAGCGTCGAGGAAGGCGCCGAGGTCGAGGCCCACGAACATGCGGGCAACGGCGCAGCCGAGTAA
- a CDS encoding aminotransferase class III-fold pyridoxal phosphate-dependent enzyme: MSHNIPRYAITMIEGRGCELTDSTGKKYLDLFSGFGAGILGHCHEDLVAAATKQVNKLWHVGNLLHTEPQTRLAEEIAKRGFNGRSYFCHSGSDANEAAFKLARLYGQGKRYKVLSTTNSFHGRGFAAMMATGQDKVRLGYQPYLPGFSSVPYNDLPAMKAAIDDQTVAIIVEPIQGEGGINIPDDDYLPGLRKLCDEHDLLLIVDEVWTGCGRTGNWFAYQHAGIEPDMMTLGKAVGCGLALGVMCAHPRIAEFFDSEHYHGVPHATTLGGNAVTCAVSARMFEVLARDRLLGRAAKLGEKIMSDLHAMADETGVIKHVRGRGLFIGIELDPANAWFDKAADVMTRCLDRGLLIGSAQQNVLRLAPPLTVSDEQVEAGLAALESVLRGD; this comes from the coding sequence ATGTCCCACAACATCCCCCGGTACGCGATCACCATGATCGAAGGCCGCGGATGTGAACTGACCGACTCGACCGGCAAAAAATATCTCGATCTTTTCAGCGGGTTCGGCGCCGGAATCCTCGGCCATTGCCACGAGGACCTCGTCGCCGCCGCCACCAAGCAGGTCAACAAGCTCTGGCACGTCGGCAATCTGCTCCATACCGAGCCGCAGACCCGGCTTGCGGAGGAAATCGCCAAGCGCGGGTTCAACGGCCGCAGCTACTTCTGCCACTCCGGGTCCGACGCCAACGAAGCGGCATTCAAACTCGCCCGACTCTACGGGCAGGGCAAGCGATATAAGGTGCTCTCCACCACCAACTCCTTCCACGGCCGCGGGTTCGCCGCCATGATGGCCACCGGGCAGGACAAGGTCCGACTCGGTTATCAGCCCTACCTGCCGGGCTTCTCGTCCGTCCCCTACAACGATTTACCCGCCATGAAGGCCGCCATCGATGACCAAACCGTCGCCATCATCGTCGAGCCGATTCAAGGCGAGGGCGGCATCAACATCCCCGATGACGACTACCTGCCGGGTCTGCGCAAGTTGTGTGATGAACATGACCTGCTGCTGATCGTCGACGAGGTGTGGACCGGCTGCGGGCGGACGGGCAATTGGTTCGCCTACCAGCATGCGGGCATCGAGCCGGACATGATGACGCTCGGCAAGGCCGTCGGCTGCGGATTGGCGCTGGGCGTGATGTGCGCCCATCCGCGCATCGCTGAGTTCTTCGACTCCGAGCACTACCACGGCGTCCCGCACGCCACGACACTCGGCGGCAACGCCGTCACCTGTGCCGTCAGCGCCCGCATGTTCGAAGTCCTCGCCCGCGATCGGCTGCTCGGCCGAGCCGCCAAGCTCGGCGAGAAAATCATGAGTGATCTGCATGCGATGGCCGATGAAACGGGCGTGATTAAACACGTGCGCGGCCGCGGACTTTTCATCGGTATCGAACTGGACCCGGCCAACGCCTGGTTCGACAAGGCCGCGGACGTCATGACCCGCTGCCTGGATCGCGGACTATTGATCGGCTCCGCCCAGCAGAACGTCCTGCGACTCGCCCCGCCGCTGACCGTCAGCGATGAGCAGGTCGAAGCCGGACTCGCTGCGCTCGAATCCGTCCTCCGAGGCGATTGA
- a CDS encoding CDP-diacylglycerol--serine O-phosphatidyltransferase, translating into MNQRTRARRRMRRRNMAKTIPSMLTLGNLLCGFASIFYASRAEGTVVFNSQSPLTVAASLIFLGMVFDALDGRVARMTRQTSELGEQLDSMADMVTFGVAPAFMVIQLVGIGTPFFGTARMDTYFDRAVLVIAGVYAACCALRLARFNIEIDLPTEIDHKSFKGLPSPAAAGTVASLVLMHQSLVADHPDFAHMTAIGMALIALLAAAGMVSTMRYIHVLNRYLRGRAPFHIIATAVLLLVPLLLKPEITLALVFSLYALSTPTITLLAKLRGKPAPEPLRFVEPPSEDTNDANSASG; encoded by the coding sequence ATGAACCAACGCACCCGAGCACGACGCCGCATGCGACGACGGAACATGGCCAAGACCATCCCGTCGATGCTCACGCTGGGCAATCTCCTGTGCGGGTTCGCTTCGATCTTCTACGCCAGCCGGGCCGAAGGCACCGTCGTCTTCAATTCCCAGTCCCCGCTGACCGTCGCCGCGTCGCTGATCTTCCTCGGCATGGTGTTCGACGCGCTCGACGGGCGCGTGGCACGCATGACGCGCCAGACCTCCGAACTCGGCGAACAGCTCGATTCGATGGCCGACATGGTGACGTTCGGCGTGGCGCCCGCCTTCATGGTCATTCAGCTTGTCGGCATCGGCACGCCGTTCTTCGGCACGGCTCGGATGGATACCTACTTCGACCGGGCCGTGCTCGTCATCGCCGGCGTCTACGCCGCGTGTTGCGCCCTGCGGCTCGCCCGCTTCAATATCGAAATCGACCTGCCCACCGAGATCGACCACAAATCATTCAAGGGCCTGCCCTCCCCCGCCGCCGCCGGCACGGTCGCCTCGCTCGTGCTCATGCATCAGAGTCTCGTCGCCGATCACCCCGACTTCGCGCATATGACCGCGATCGGCATGGCGCTGATCGCGCTGCTCGCCGCCGCCGGCATGGTCTCGACGATGCGCTATATCCATGTGCTCAACCGCTATCTCCGCGGCCGCGCACCGTTCCACATCATCGCCACCGCCGTCCTGCTGCTGGTCCCGCTCCTGCTTAAACCGGAAATCACCCTCGCCCTCGTCTTCTCGCTTTATGCCCTCTCCACGCCGACAATCACGCTGCTCGCCAAACTCCGCGGCAAACCCGCCCCCGAGCCGCTCCGCTTCGTCGAACCTCCGAGTGAGGATACGAACGACGCTAACAGCGCCTCGGGGTGA
- a CDS encoding AAA family ATPase, whose protein sequence is MPHPELLADLTEPQRDAVTTIEGPLLVLAAAGSGKTRVITRRAAYLVLEVGIAPWSVLSITFTNKAAGEMRQRVAQLMSPKQAAALTVGTFHGLCARILRNHFDVAGVKQDFVIFDANDQKRAIKQVFKDLDLSTQHFTPDIMLGTISKAKNELIDDNAYVVNAHDFYEKTVARVYRKYASILNTSNALDFDDLLLKTAKLLQHHEPTRLELQDRYQYVQIDEYQDTNHAQFVIAHALAAAHNNLCVVGDPDQSIYGWRGANIRNILEFEKHYPNAKVIALGQNYRSTPQILKAADALIQHNKQRRHKPLFTENADGSLIRIVQAGDEEHEASLVVNFLKHHHEAGVPWGRMAIFYRMNALSRVVEAALMNEAIPYQVARGTAFYQRKEIKDALAYVRLIVNPDDEVSLARVINTPARAIGQTTIDHLQAFAVAQGFSLWEAVGRAGLAGALNARAVTSVNKFAKIIETWHKKVDHIHADTLGFEPGARDVIEMVLRDSGLEKFYKDEKTGDEEKLANLYELVSDAQHFDDQYDNADASLRQRLADYLERVSLVADVDAVAEGDGASGGAVTLMTLHAAKGLEYAVVAMIGLEEGVLPHSRAAQSIDELEEERRLCFVGITRAQEHLMMSHARYRTIRGLRERTIPSPFLKQIGPDVAEVQDLSGYAQSPWDRYGDDDDDDRRTIITTPTDIVYGHDLGLSIGTRVRHPQFGLGRIMTLTPPAAPSRAKVYFERVGAKTLVLEYARLEVVE, encoded by the coding sequence ATGCCCCACCCCGAACTCCTTGCCGACCTGACCGAGCCGCAGCGTGACGCCGTGACGACGATCGAAGGCCCGCTGCTGGTCCTCGCCGCCGCCGGGTCCGGCAAGACGCGCGTCATCACCCGCCGCGCCGCCTATCTCGTCCTCGAAGTCGGCATCGCGCCCTGGTCCGTGCTGTCGATCACGTTCACGAACAAAGCCGCCGGCGAAATGCGCCAGCGCGTCGCCCAGCTCATGTCCCCCAAGCAGGCCGCCGCCCTGACCGTCGGCACGTTTCATGGGCTCTGCGCCAGAATTCTCCGCAATCATTTCGACGTTGCGGGCGTCAAGCAAGACTTTGTCATCTTCGATGCCAACGATCAGAAACGTGCCATCAAGCAAGTCTTCAAGGACCTCGATCTTTCGACGCAGCATTTCACTCCCGACATCATGCTGGGCACGATCTCCAAAGCCAAAAATGAACTCATCGATGACAACGCCTACGTCGTAAACGCGCACGACTTTTACGAAAAGACCGTCGCGCGCGTCTATCGCAAGTACGCATCGATTTTGAACACGAGCAACGCGCTCGACTTCGATGACCTGCTTCTCAAAACCGCCAAGCTGCTTCAGCATCACGAGCCGACGCGCCTCGAATTGCAGGACCGCTATCAGTACGTGCAGATCGACGAATATCAGGACACCAATCACGCCCAGTTCGTCATCGCCCACGCCCTCGCGGCCGCGCACAACAACTTGTGCGTCGTCGGCGACCCCGATCAGTCGATCTACGGCTGGCGCGGGGCGAACATCCGCAACATCCTCGAATTTGAAAAGCATTATCCCAATGCGAAAGTCATCGCACTCGGGCAGAACTATCGTTCGACCCCGCAGATCCTCAAGGCCGCCGACGCGCTGATTCAGCACAACAAGCAGCGGCGGCACAAACCGCTGTTCACCGAGAACGCCGACGGCTCGCTGATCCGCATCGTGCAGGCGGGCGATGAGGAGCATGAAGCGTCGCTCGTCGTCAATTTCCTCAAGCATCATCACGAGGCGGGCGTGCCGTGGGGACGCATGGCGATCTTCTACCGCATGAACGCCCTCTCGCGCGTCGTCGAGGCGGCGCTGATGAACGAGGCGATTCCCTACCAGGTCGCGCGCGGCACCGCCTTCTACCAGCGCAAGGAAATCAAGGACGCCCTCGCCTACGTGCGGCTGATCGTCAACCCCGATGACGAAGTCAGTCTCGCGCGCGTCATCAACACCCCCGCCCGCGCCATCGGGCAGACGACCATCGATCACCTTCAGGCCTTCGCCGTCGCGCAGGGCTTTTCGCTCTGGGAAGCCGTCGGACGGGCCGGCCTCGCCGGGGCGCTGAACGCCCGGGCGGTCACGTCCGTGAACAAATTCGCCAAAATCATCGAGACGTGGCACAAGAAAGTCGACCACATCCACGCCGACACGCTGGGCTTCGAGCCCGGCGCGCGCGATGTCATCGAAATGGTCCTCCGCGACAGCGGGCTCGAAAAGTTCTACAAGGACGAGAAGACCGGCGACGAGGAGAAGCTCGCCAACCTCTACGAACTCGTCAGCGATGCGCAGCACTTCGATGATCAATACGACAACGCCGACGCTTCGCTGCGCCAGCGGCTCGCCGACTACCTGGAGCGCGTCAGTCTCGTCGCCGACGTCGACGCCGTGGCCGAAGGCGACGGCGCGTCCGGCGGGGCCGTCACGCTCATGACCCTTCACGCCGCCAAGGGCCTCGAGTACGCCGTCGTCGCCATGATCGGTCTCGAAGAAGGCGTCCTCCCGCACAGCCGGGCCGCGCAGAGCATCGATGAACTCGAAGAAGAACGCCGGCTCTGCTTCGTGGGCATCACGCGCGCGCAGGAACATCTGATGATGTCCCACGCCCGCTACCGAACCATCCGCGGCCTCCGCGAACGCACCATCCCAAGCCCCTTCCTCAAACAGATCGGCCCCGACGTCGCCGAAGTCCAGGACCTCTCCGGCTACGCCCAAAGCCCCTGGGACCGCTACGGCGACGATGATGACGATGACCGCCGCACGATCATCACGACGCCGACCGACATCGTCTACGGCCATGACCTGGGCCTGAGCATCGGCACGCGCGTGCGCCATCCCCAATTCGGCCTCGGCCGCATCATGACGCTGACCCCCCCCGCCGCCCCCAGCCGCGCCAAAGTCTACTTCGAGCGCGTCGGCGCCAAAACCCTCGTCCTCGAATACGCACGCCTCGAAGTGGTCGAATGA
- a CDS encoding alpha/beta hydrolase fold domain-containing protein has product MTVLLISAAAMVHAADEKPKWHRVMPDTPASLAEHDRIVCAKFGEREVTMDIYVPKEGDTFPALLLIHGGGWAKGQVEQDKPLAERLAVQGFVVAQIDYRLSGETKYPAALYDCKAAVRFLRAHAAEYKIDPTRIGCIGGSAGGHLSGLLAMSNGQTKLEGDGGNAEQSSAVQACIVMAATMDLVEANMEKTSENAVTFFGSTCADNPAIYKEASPITYVNDKSVPTMFIEGEKDTVKIGRSRMQDELRALHIDTPLLTLKDAPHPFWMSQPWLDETAKAAGEFFAKHLKK; this is encoded by the coding sequence ATGACCGTGCTGCTCATCAGCGCGGCGGCGATGGTTCATGCGGCGGATGAAAAGCCCAAGTGGCATCGCGTCATGCCCGACACGCCGGCGAGTCTGGCGGAGCATGACAGGATTGTCTGCGCGAAGTTCGGGGAGCGCGAAGTGACGATGGATATCTATGTGCCGAAGGAGGGGGACACGTTTCCAGCGCTGCTGCTGATTCACGGAGGCGGGTGGGCCAAGGGGCAGGTCGAGCAGGACAAGCCGCTGGCGGAGCGATTGGCGGTGCAGGGGTTCGTCGTCGCGCAGATCGATTACCGGCTCAGCGGCGAAACGAAGTATCCGGCGGCGCTATACGACTGCAAGGCGGCGGTGCGCTTCCTGCGGGCGCACGCGGCGGAGTACAAGATCGATCCGACACGCATCGGATGCATCGGCGGATCGGCGGGCGGACATCTGTCGGGCCTGCTGGCGATGAGCAATGGGCAGACGAAGCTCGAAGGCGACGGGGGCAACGCGGAGCAGTCCAGCGCGGTGCAGGCATGCATCGTGATGGCGGCGACGATGGACCTCGTCGAAGCGAACATGGAAAAGACCTCGGAGAACGCGGTGACGTTCTTCGGCTCGACCTGCGCGGACAACCCGGCGATCTACAAGGAAGCTTCGCCGATCACGTATGTCAACGACAAGAGCGTGCCCACGATGTTCATCGAAGGCGAGAAGGACACGGTGAAAATCGGCCGGTCGCGCATGCAGGATGAACTGCGGGCGCTGCATATTGATACGCCGTTGTTGACGCTCAAAGATGCGCCGCATCCATTTTGGATGAGCCAACCGTGGCTCGACGAAACGGCGAAGGCGGCGGGGGAATTCTTTGCGAAGCATCTGAAGAAGTAG
- a CDS encoding DUF2721 domain-containing protein, giving the protein MPQVFSTIQLLVAPVVMISACGLLCLALYNRLAAIVSRARGFIKEQFDVFSRLSHLPLEQQTSVEARLLRKRVGALDRQVNDIIRRAHLMRGAVTCMLLTIACMLICSLLLGLSTWVNVGPAALGVFTLGLLVMLAGVGFALAELMRAIDPVMVEMASLRETDHEDAMHDH; this is encoded by the coding sequence ATGCCGCAGGTTTTTTCGACGATTCAGTTGCTGGTGGCGCCGGTGGTGATGATCTCGGCGTGCGGGTTGTTGTGTCTGGCGCTGTACAACCGGCTGGCGGCGATCGTGTCGCGGGCGCGGGGGTTCATCAAGGAGCAGTTCGATGTGTTCTCGCGGCTGTCGCATCTGCCGCTCGAGCAGCAGACGAGCGTCGAGGCGCGGCTGCTGCGCAAGCGCGTCGGGGCGCTGGACCGGCAGGTCAATGACATCATTCGCCGGGCGCACCTGATGCGCGGGGCGGTGACGTGCATGCTGCTGACGATCGCGTGCATGCTCATCTGCTCGCTGCTGTTGGGGCTGAGCACATGGGTGAACGTCGGGCCGGCGGCGCTGGGCGTGTTCACGCTCGGGCTATTGGTGATGCTCGCGGGCGTCGGGTTCGCGCTGGCGGAACTGATGCGGGCGATCGATCCGGTCATGGTCGAAATGGCGAGTCTGCGCGAAACGGATCACGAAGACGCGATGCACGATCATTAA
- a CDS encoding gluconolactonase produces the protein MSFHQRAVLSAIVVLFASAALFADTPKGVVTKYTLNDSKIFPGTVHEYWVYVPAQYDGSKPACVYVNQDGIQFNAPAVFDQLIAAGEMPVTVGIFIRPGVVPPANPDALPRYNRSYEYDGLGDAYARFLLDELLPHVEAELHLNLSHEGRDRAIAGNSSGAICAFTVAWERPDAFQRVYTGVGTFVGLRGGDRYPTLIRESEPKPIRIYLTDGSNDLNIYGGDWWMANQTMVRALEFSGYEVNHAFGEEGHNAKFATEKFPDAMRWLWKDYPQPIATGLGSPPLQEVLLPDQKWELVADGYKNTEGPAVNARGELFFTDAANGKIWKVGLDGKVSLFVENAPKPDGQRFGPDGRLYTVAAETQQILAYDPDGKSTVIADGFRGNDLVVRHDGGIYVTEPGWDGRSPSKIWFISPAGEKKVVDTGLKFSNGITLSPDQTLLYVADSRTHWVYSYQAQPDGSLKYKQKYYHLFVPDTADDSGADGMRVDTDGRLYVATRMGIQICDQAGRVNCIVPTPNGRVSNLDLAGEKFNILYAASADKLYRRVIKPTGARNFEPPTKPKAPHL, from the coding sequence ATGTCTTTTCATCAACGCGCCGTTTTGAGCGCGATCGTTGTCCTGTTCGCCTCCGCCGCGCTCTTCGCCGATACGCCCAAAGGAGTCGTCACCAAGTACACGCTCAACGACTCGAAAATCTTCCCAGGCACCGTGCATGAATACTGGGTCTACGTCCCCGCGCAGTACGACGGGTCCAAACCCGCCTGCGTCTACGTCAATCAGGACGGCATCCAGTTCAACGCCCCCGCGGTGTTCGATCAGCTCATCGCCGCCGGCGAAATGCCCGTGACCGTCGGTATCTTCATCCGCCCCGGCGTCGTCCCCCCCGCCAATCCCGATGCCCTCCCCCGCTACAACCGCAGCTACGAATACGACGGCCTCGGCGACGCCTACGCCCGATTCCTCCTCGATGAACTTCTGCCGCATGTCGAAGCCGAACTGCACCTGAACCTCTCGCATGAAGGACGCGACCGCGCCATCGCCGGCAACTCCAGCGGCGCGATCTGCGCCTTCACCGTCGCATGGGAACGACCCGACGCATTCCAGCGCGTCTACACCGGCGTCGGAACCTTCGTCGGTCTCCGCGGCGGCGATCGATACCCCACGCTCATCCGCGAATCCGAACCCAAGCCCATCCGCATCTACCTCACCGACGGCTCCAACGACCTGAACATCTACGGCGGCGACTGGTGGATGGCCAATCAGACCATGGTCCGCGCCCTCGAATTCTCCGGCTATGAAGTCAATCACGCCTTCGGCGAAGAAGGTCACAACGCCAAGTTCGCCACCGAAAAATTCCCCGATGCCATGCGCTGGCTCTGGAAAGACTACCCCCAGCCGATCGCCACCGGCCTCGGTTCCCCGCCGCTTCAGGAAGTCCTCCTCCCAGATCAGAAATGGGAACTCGTCGCGGACGGCTACAAGAACACCGAAGGCCCGGCGGTGAATGCCAGGGGCGAACTGTTCTTCACCGACGCCGCCAATGGCAAAATCTGGAAAGTCGGCCTCGACGGCAAAGTCTCGCTCTTCGTCGAAAACGCGCCCAAGCCCGATGGCCAGCGCTTCGGACCCGACGGCCGACTCTACACCGTCGCCGCCGAAACGCAGCAGATTCTCGCCTATGACCCCGATGGCAAATCGACCGTCATCGCCGACGGATTCCGCGGCAACGACCTGGTCGTCCGACACGACGGCGGGATCTACGTGACCGAACCCGGATGGGACGGCCGCTCGCCGAGCAAGATATGGTTCATCAGCCCCGCCGGCGAAAAGAAAGTCGTCGACACCGGCCTGAAATTCTCCAACGGCATCACGCTCAGCCCCGATCAGACGCTCCTCTACGTCGCCGACTCGCGCACGCACTGGGTCTACTCGTATCAGGCCCAGCCCGACGGCTCCCTCAAGTACAAGCAGAAGTATTATCACCTGTTCGTCCCCGACACCGCCGACGACAGCGGCGCCGACGGCATGCGCGTCGACACCGATGGGCGTCTGTATGTCGCCACGCGCATGGGCATCCAAATCTGCGACCAGGCCGGCCGCGTGAATTGCATCGTGCCGACGCCCAACGGCCGCGTCAGCAACCTTGACCTCGCCGGCGAAAAGTTCAATATCCTCTACGCCGCCTCCGCCGACAAACTCTACCGCCGCGTGATCAAACCCACGGGCGCCCGCAACTTTGAACCCCCGACCAAACCCAAGGCCCCACACCTCTGA
- a CDS encoding helix-turn-helix domain-containing protein yields the protein MPDTPRIALLIETSTSYGRGLLRGIGQYAQFHGPWSFYIEPGELAGKTPDLKGWGVQGIIARIHTQTQARQILAAKVPTVDLDFVLPQLFPWGLTNNDTTIGRLAAEHLISCGLSNFAYVGWAPADQSTTFWDSARGKAFDATIAAAGSAVAHYTWPKAQRDWTWAREQKHLAQWLAELPKPVGVMAANDQRARHVLEAARIAGLDLPRELAVIGVDNDEVLCEMSSPSLSSVAVNTPRIGYEAAAMLDKLMASKKVSDKPVVIEPLGIVARQSTDTLAMDDAEVVAALRYIRRNIDKPIRVSDVLKAVNISRKTLEVRFAKALGRTPHSEIHRVRLERVKNLLVQSDWSLKKIATASGFTYAEHMHAVFRKETGATPNEYRAQHREH from the coding sequence ATGCCCGACACGCCCCGCATCGCTCTGTTGATCGAAACCTCGACTTCCTACGGCCGCGGCCTCCTGCGCGGCATCGGACAATACGCGCAGTTCCACGGACCGTGGTCCTTCTACATCGAACCGGGCGAACTGGCCGGGAAAACACCGGACCTCAAGGGCTGGGGCGTGCAGGGCATCATCGCCCGAATCCATACCCAGACCCAAGCCCGCCAGATCCTCGCCGCCAAGGTCCCCACCGTCGATCTCGACTTCGTCCTGCCGCAGCTTTTCCCATGGGGCCTGACCAACAATGACACCACCATCGGCCGACTCGCCGCAGAGCATCTGATCAGTTGCGGACTATCGAATTTCGCATACGTCGGCTGGGCCCCCGCCGATCAGTCCACCACCTTCTGGGACTCCGCCCGCGGCAAGGCCTTCGACGCCACCATCGCCGCCGCCGGCTCCGCCGTCGCCCATTACACCTGGCCCAAGGCCCAGCGCGACTGGACATGGGCACGCGAGCAGAAGCACCTCGCCCAATGGCTCGCCGAACTGCCCAAGCCCGTCGGCGTCATGGCCGCCAACGATCAGCGGGCCCGCCACGTCCTCGAAGCCGCGCGCATCGCCGGGCTCGACCTCCCGCGCGAACTGGCCGTCATCGGCGTCGACAATGACGAAGTCCTCTGCGAAATGTCATCGCCATCCCTCTCCAGCGTCGCCGTCAACACGCCGCGCATCGGCTACGAAGCCGCCGCCATGCTCGACAAGCTCATGGCCTCCAAAAAAGTCTCCGACAAGCCCGTCGTCATCGAACCCCTCGGCATCGTCGCCCGTCAAAGCACCGACACGCTCGCCATGGACGACGCCGAAGTCGTCGCCGCCCTGCGCTACATCCGCCGCAATATCGACAAGCCCATCCGCGTCTCCGATGTCCTCAAAGCCGTCAACATCAGCCGCAAAACCCTCGAAGTCCGATTCGCCAAAGCCCTCGGCCGCACGCCCCATTCCGAAATCCATCGCGTCCGCCTCGAGCGCGTCAAGAATCTGCTCGTGCAGTCGGACTGGTCCCTCAAGAAGATCGCCACCGCCTCCGGCTTCACCTACGCCGAACACATGCACGCCGTCTTCCGCAAGGAAACCGGCGCCACCCCCAACGAATACCGCGCCCAACACCGCGAGCATTAA